A window of Cellulomonas wangleii genomic DNA:
GCGGTCGCGCGCCGCGGGCAGGATGCCGCCGGCGGTGCGCCGCGCCACCGCCGTGGCCCAGCCCGTCACCAGGTCGGGCGGGAGCGTCGCCCCGGGCACGGGGGACGCCGGCAGCGCGTAGAGGTCGCTGTCCTGCGGCGGCAGGGTGAGCGCCCGTGCCTCGGCCGCGTCGACGGGGTACGGGCCGACGACCTCGACCGAGCCGTCCAGGCTCAGGGCGCCGGCCGTGCGGACGGGTGCGACCGCGATGCCGCGGAACCGCGCACCGGTCATCGGCCGGGCGGCGGCCGCCTGCGCCGCGGAGACCGGCTCGCGCGCCCAGAGCGCCGAGGGGAACCAGGCGCGGGCCAGTGGCAGGAGGTCCGTGCCCCGGGGGACCGCGAGGACGTGGCTGCCGTCGAGGGCCGCGAGAACCGCGGACGGTCCGGTCATGGCCGGACAGTAGCGGGCGAATGCTGCAGGCGTGTTTCGGCGGTCGCCCGCCCGGGGATCCCGCGGCGAGGGGTCAGGCGCGCACGTCGTGCAGGTGGTGCACGACGTCGTGCAGGAAGTACTGGCCGAGCGTGCGGACGGTGAACTCCGACCCGTTGCTGCGCCGGCCGGTGCGCTCCCACGCGTCACCGCCGACCGCGTCGAACCGGTCGGCCGTCACCGCGGCGGCGGCGGCGAGCTCCTCGGCCACGACCACGGGGTCCTGCAGGTCGTAGCGGTCGTCGAGCGCCGTCGCGTCCTGGTCCCAGTTGTCGAACGGCGGGTCGTCGTGGTCGAGCATCAGCTGCACCCGCTCGCCGAACAGCCGCATGACGTCCCGCACGTGGGCGCCGTACTCCAGCGGCGACCACACGTCCGCCGCGGGTCGCACGTGCGCGTCGTCGCGGTGCAGCGCGGAGACCCACCGCGGCACGAGGTCGCGGACCGTGCCGCCGATGCCCGCGGGCTCGACGTCGGAGGCGGCGAACCCGCACTCCGGGCACCGCTCGCGCAGCACCCAGGTCCAGTCCTTGCCGTCCGGCGCGATCGCGGGCGGCAGGGTCGTGCCGGGCTCGGGATGGTGGTCGGTGTCCACGACCGCCACGCTAGCGGCACCCCACGAGGGTGGGAACCGCCCGGTTCGTCACGTGGATGCCCGTCGTCC
This region includes:
- a CDS encoding DinB family protein, whose product is MDTDHHPEPGTTLPPAIAPDGKDWTWVLRERCPECGFAASDVEPAGIGGTVRDLVPRWVSALHRDDAHVRPAADVWSPLEYGAHVRDVMRLFGERVQLMLDHDDPPFDNWDQDATALDDRYDLQDPVVVAEELAAAAAVTADRFDAVGGDAWERTGRRSNGSEFTVRTLGQYFLHDVVHHLHDVRA